In a genomic window of Sporosarcina trichiuri:
- a CDS encoding acetoin utilization protein AcuC — translation MKDAVFVYSEDQLGYSFSDSHPFNQKRIVLTLDLLKEMNAITDSDIVVPRVATDEELLLVHEPKFIEMVKKAGRGEVGPEIGAVYGIGTEDTPIFPNMHEASAMLVGGTLTAVDEVMQGRARYALNLGGGLHHGFQGKASGFCVYNDSSVAIRYLQKNYNARVLYVDTDAHHGDGVQWSFYDDENVCTLSIHETGRYLFPGTGHVTERGNGKGYGTSFNFPIDAFTEDESFLSIYETAIREVAEWFKPDVILTQNGADAHYFDPLTHLYGTMELYKQIPRIAREVAEEYCGGRWIAVGGGGYDIWRVVPRAWSHIWFAMKQLPAPAGPLPEEWLARWQPESPVPFIETWEDPDPLYPPIPRKQEIEEKNAQVMGRSLHYIRNEQQRQ, via the coding sequence ATGAAAGATGCTGTGTTCGTCTATTCCGAAGACCAGCTCGGCTATTCGTTTTCGGATTCGCACCCATTCAACCAAAAAAGGATCGTGCTGACGCTGGACCTGCTGAAAGAAATGAATGCCATTACAGACAGCGATATCGTCGTTCCGCGGGTCGCCACCGATGAAGAATTGCTGCTTGTCCACGAACCGAAATTCATCGAGATGGTAAAAAAAGCCGGACGGGGTGAAGTCGGTCCAGAAATCGGTGCTGTCTATGGAATCGGGACGGAAGACACCCCGATCTTCCCGAATATGCACGAGGCCAGTGCCATGCTGGTCGGCGGCACCCTGACAGCGGTCGATGAAGTGATGCAGGGACGCGCCCGCTATGCGCTGAATCTGGGCGGCGGCCTCCACCACGGATTCCAGGGCAAAGCATCAGGCTTTTGCGTGTACAATGACAGTTCTGTCGCCATCCGCTACTTGCAGAAGAATTACAATGCACGTGTCCTATATGTGGACACGGATGCACATCACGGGGATGGTGTCCAATGGTCTTTTTATGACGATGAAAACGTCTGCACACTGTCCATCCATGAGACCGGCCGCTACTTGTTCCCGGGAACAGGCCATGTGACAGAGCGCGGAAATGGCAAAGGATACGGAACGTCATTCAATTTCCCGATCGATGCATTCACAGAGGATGAATCGTTCCTCTCCATCTATGAAACTGCCATACGGGAAGTCGCGGAGTGGTTCAAGCCGGACGTCATCCTCACACAGAATGGTGCGGATGCCCATTACTTCGATCCGCTGACGCATTTGTACGGGACGATGGAACTCTACAAGCAGATTCCGAGGATCGCAAGAGAAGTCGCAGAAGAGTATTGCGGGGGGAGATGGATTGCGGTCGGCGGTGGCGGCTATGATATATGGCGGGTCGTACCGCGTGCGTGGTCGCATATCTGGTTCGCCATGAAACAGCTGCCAGCACCTGCAGGACCGCTTCCGGAAGAATGGCTCGCCCGCTGGCAGCCGGAGTCCCCTGTCCCTTTCATCGAGACGTGGGAAGATCCCGACCCACTGTATCCGCCGATTCCGCGCAAACAGGAGATCGAGGAGAAAAATGCACAAGTGATGGGCAGGTCGCTGCATTACATACGGAACGAGCAGCAGCGGCAGTAG
- a CDS encoding cell division protein FtsA, whose translation MAPLFALDIGTRSVVGIILEQTDSGFHVIDLEVIEHKERSMIDGQIHNIVSVASVISDMKTLLEERHGPLKKVSVAAAGRALKTAVGTMEVDITGQALIGSEDINRLELGAVQKAQQELMSAESFTADSQYYCVGYSVLHYLLDGEPIGSLIDQSGHSASADVIATFLPRVVVESLLSALKRADLEMEALTLEPIAAINVLIPPSMRRLNVAMVDIGAGTSDIAITSRDTVTAFGMVPVAGDEITEALSTAYLLDFPEAETVKRQLAENETVTIRDILGFEQEYPSSQVTAGLSAAIERLAASIATEIRRLNNGESPQAVMLTGGGSLTPGLSSRLSTQLDLPAQRVAVRGLDALSTVTLAEKIAKSPAFVTPIGIAIAAQRAPIHYMSVTVDDKLIRLFELKEMTVGDALLAAGIKARHLYGKPGLALRFTLNGQEITLPGSHGTPSVIEKNGKVSGTKERIENGDTIRLTLGKDGQPAAATIGDVAEMDMAPLTISVNGESFTLHTAVTVNGEPASMTDLVKDHDEIIVRRPVSIRDALESAEGLSATQSVQAITLNGKRVHVKTKSPVFRKNGLPANLTTPVEDGDRIDIETCTPQTVLDIAEELGVRLTERMSVTFNGQEVTIAKPRFSVLVNGRTEDLQTTVGEEDQLTISPLAGQPISFSDVFAFVDYQLPAGTATGYRLLRNGQPIQFHDELFGGDRLEIILT comes from the coding sequence GTGGCACCATTATTTGCTTTGGATATCGGGACGAGGTCCGTCGTCGGTATCATTCTGGAACAGACGGACTCCGGCTTCCATGTCATCGATCTGGAAGTCATCGAGCATAAGGAACGCTCCATGATCGACGGGCAGATCCACAATATCGTCAGTGTCGCATCTGTCATCAGTGACATGAAGACACTGCTGGAAGAACGTCACGGGCCTTTGAAGAAAGTGAGCGTCGCAGCAGCAGGACGTGCATTGAAGACTGCAGTCGGCACGATGGAAGTAGATATCACTGGACAGGCACTGATCGGCAGCGAAGATATCAACCGCCTTGAGCTGGGAGCCGTGCAGAAAGCCCAGCAGGAGCTGATGTCGGCGGAATCCTTCACGGCGGACAGCCAGTATTACTGTGTCGGCTATTCGGTCCTCCACTACTTGCTGGACGGGGAACCGATCGGCAGTCTGATCGACCAGAGCGGTCATTCCGCAAGTGCTGATGTCATTGCGACATTCCTCCCACGGGTCGTTGTCGAGTCCCTTCTGTCCGCACTGAAACGGGCGGATCTGGAAATGGAGGCACTGACACTCGAACCGATAGCCGCAATCAATGTCCTGATCCCTCCCTCGATGCGGCGTCTGAACGTCGCCATGGTCGACATAGGGGCGGGCACGTCGGATATCGCGATCACGAGCCGGGATACTGTCACTGCATTCGGGATGGTGCCTGTCGCAGGCGATGAAATCACGGAAGCACTGAGCACCGCGTATCTGCTCGACTTCCCGGAAGCGGAAACCGTCAAGCGGCAGCTTGCGGAAAACGAAACTGTCACAATCCGTGACATCCTCGGTTTCGAACAGGAATATCCGAGCAGCCAGGTCACTGCCGGCCTCTCCGCAGCAATCGAACGTCTTGCAGCTTCCATCGCCACGGAAATCCGACGGCTGAATAATGGCGAATCACCGCAGGCCGTCATGCTGACAGGCGGCGGCAGCCTGACTCCGGGCCTTTCATCCCGTTTGAGCACCCAGCTGGATCTGCCGGCCCAGCGTGTGGCAGTGCGCGGACTCGACGCGCTCAGCACTGTCACGCTTGCAGAGAAAATCGCCAAATCACCGGCGTTCGTCACGCCGATCGGTATTGCGATTGCTGCACAGCGTGCGCCGATCCATTACATGTCCGTCACAGTGGACGACAAGCTGATCCGGTTGTTCGAACTGAAAGAGATGACAGTCGGTGACGCTCTGCTGGCTGCTGGCATTAAAGCGCGTCATCTCTACGGGAAACCGGGTCTTGCCCTCCGGTTCACGCTGAACGGGCAGGAGATTACATTGCCGGGAAGCCATGGTACTCCTTCAGTCATCGAAAAGAACGGCAAAGTTTCCGGTACGAAAGAACGGATTGAAAATGGGGATACGATCCGGCTGACGCTGGGGAAAGACGGGCAGCCGGCTGCCGCCACCATCGGTGATGTGGCAGAGATGGACATGGCACCGCTCACAATTTCCGTAAATGGGGAGTCTTTCACCCTACATACGGCAGTGACCGTAAACGGTGAACCGGCGAGTATGACAGACCTTGTCAAAGACCATGATGAAATTATCGTCCGCCGTCCCGTTTCAATCCGTGATGCGTTGGAATCAGCGGAAGGACTGTCTGCCACCCAGTCTGTTCAGGCTATCACCCTGAACGGCAAGCGCGTCCATGTAAAGACAAAATCACCGGTCTTCAGAAAGAACGGGCTGCCCGCCAACCTGACGACGCCTGTCGAGGATGGTGACCGGATCGACATCGAAACCTGCACACCGCAGACGGTCTTGGATATAGCTGAGGAACTCGGCGTCCGCCTGACAGAGCGGATGTCCGTCACGTTCAATGGACAGGAAGTAACGATTGCAAAACCGCGTTTTTCCGTCCTGGTGAATGGGCGGACAGAAGACCTGCAGACAACGGTTGGTGAAGAGGATCAGCTGACAATTTCCCCATTGGCCGGCCAGCCGATTTCATTCAGCGACGTATTCGCATTTGTTGACTATCAGCTGCCTGCCGGAACGGCGACAGGCTATCGTCTGCTGCGGAACGGTCAGCCGATTCAATTCCATGACGAATTGTTCGGGGGAGACCGTCTGGAAATCATATTGACATAA
- a CDS encoding DNA translocase FtsK: MSWIKKTMGRLFGQQSDELSDQPAEGIQNQESRQEDESQERRAFRFPMITDAEIYGWDEESGDIRTTTHDIPLIKEDDRFERATPLFENRRWPAEQPKGEVHRAGTNSSKYRTPAERLPAKSRDLSPADRKREIVEKRIHTPFTPTEVPSPVYGFSKRKPPSFPQTDKKTSAEQAAPAEHQELRKTKTASDLLPSGAAADKGPAIMSSEELQERLEGPAAVPGKIEQNEEESNPKALEETPAVPSVSEEPAVRTETTDPERKALSAAYAQTAVLEREEPAVQEDGLPDEELEDASAGEQSSEPIGTTDGDAAVPAVWGTEEIDMGDQAEDIEGAAEETPQNQEKIVPFNVLMLKSDKEKLRIPRHTSMPSYSPASAAVINEAEPEGSDVCEAAATTEAVHAEAVPTEAVPAEEVPEEPSMPAGRAEEQAAEPAVSSPAAVPPITEGVQTEPEEDALAHYVFPSMEDLLPPEEQQEDAEWLVSQSEKLVEALSHFAVHADILEAVQGPTVTRFELTVGFGTKVSKVRNLTDDLKLALAAEDIRIQAPIPGTSSIGIEIPNRTTRPVRISEVIGTEKFLNSDSPLEAVLGLSLTGEPVTLDLRKMPHGMIAGATGSGKSVCINSILVSLLYKASPADVKLMLIDPKMVELAPFNGVPHLISPVITDVKAATAALKWAVDEMERRYELFAHAGARNIERYNRMAEENRQFSLKMPYLVIVIDELADLMMVAPSDVEVSISRIAQKARACGIHLIIATQRPSVDVITGIIKANIPTRIAFAVSSQVDSRTIIDSAGAERLLGRGDMLYIGNGQSSPVRLQGTFVTDDEIEQIIDHVKSEASPDYLFGQDDLLAAVTEEEESDPLFVQACSFIIEQGSASTSLLQRHFSIGYNRAAKLMDRMETHGFISEQRGSRPRDVYVTQTELDAFLNPSRDA; encoded by the coding sequence GTGAGCTGGATAAAAAAAACGATGGGACGCTTGTTCGGCCAGCAATCGGATGAATTATCCGACCAGCCGGCGGAAGGCATACAAAACCAGGAATCTCGTCAGGAAGACGAGTCGCAGGAGCGGCGTGCATTCCGGTTCCCTATGATTACAGATGCTGAAATATACGGATGGGATGAAGAATCCGGTGACATCCGGACGACCACACATGACATCCCTTTAATAAAAGAAGACGATCGTTTTGAACGTGCGACTCCCCTTTTTGAAAACAGGAGATGGCCGGCCGAACAGCCGAAAGGTGAAGTGCACCGTGCCGGTACCAACAGCAGCAAGTACAGGACCCCCGCTGAGCGGTTGCCTGCAAAAAGCCGGGATCTGAGCCCCGCTGACAGGAAGCGGGAGATTGTGGAAAAACGCATACATACACCGTTCACGCCGACGGAAGTGCCATCGCCCGTTTACGGGTTTTCCAAACGGAAACCGCCTTCTTTCCCGCAGACTGATAAAAAAACTTCTGCTGAGCAGGCTGCCCCGGCAGAACATCAGGAACTCCGGAAGACGAAGACTGCTTCCGACCTTCTGCCATCCGGTGCGGCGGCAGACAAGGGACCGGCGATCATGTCGTCCGAGGAATTGCAGGAGCGGCTGGAAGGTCCGGCAGCGGTCCCTGGGAAAATTGAACAGAATGAAGAAGAGAGCAACCCGAAAGCACTAGAAGAGACACCGGCAGTTCCATCTGTTTCAGAGGAGCCGGCAGTACGTACTGAAACCACGGATCCGGAAAGGAAGGCTCTATCAGCGGCATACGCCCAAACAGCTGTCCTGGAGCGGGAAGAACCTGCTGTACAGGAAGACGGGCTGCCGGACGAAGAGCTTGAAGATGCTTCAGCCGGTGAACAGTCATCCGAACCAATCGGAACAACCGACGGGGATGCCGCAGTACCAGCTGTATGGGGAACTGAAGAGATCGATATGGGGGATCAGGCAGAGGACATAGAAGGAGCTGCTGAAGAGACTCCGCAGAATCAGGAGAAAATCGTGCCATTCAATGTTCTTATGCTGAAGTCCGATAAAGAGAAGCTTCGGATTCCGCGTCACACAAGCATGCCGTCTTATTCGCCGGCGTCTGCAGCAGTGATCAATGAAGCGGAACCTGAAGGATCTGACGTATGTGAAGCCGCTGCAACAACGGAAGCCGTACATGCTGAAGCCGTACCCACTGAAGCCGTACCGGCTGAAGAAGTTCCTGAAGAGCCATCCATGCCGGCCGGACGCGCGGAAGAACAGGCAGCCGAGCCTGCGGTAAGCAGTCCGGCAGCTGTACCGCCTATCACAGAAGGCGTGCAGACTGAGCCTGAGGAAGATGCTCTTGCGCATTATGTATTCCCATCCATGGAAGATCTGCTGCCTCCGGAAGAACAGCAGGAAGACGCGGAGTGGCTCGTTTCCCAATCCGAGAAACTGGTCGAGGCGCTTTCTCATTTTGCGGTGCATGCCGATATTCTGGAAGCCGTGCAGGGACCTACAGTCACACGGTTCGAATTGACTGTGGGATTCGGGACGAAGGTAAGCAAAGTGAGGAATCTGACAGATGACTTGAAGCTGGCACTGGCTGCCGAAGACATCCGAATCCAGGCGCCGATTCCTGGAACGAGCTCGATCGGAATCGAGATTCCGAACCGGACGACACGTCCTGTCCGTATATCGGAAGTGATCGGTACGGAGAAGTTCCTGAACTCCGATTCTCCGCTTGAGGCGGTTCTCGGTCTCAGTCTGACCGGCGAGCCGGTTACGCTGGATCTGCGTAAGATGCCGCACGGAATGATTGCCGGTGCGACAGGATCCGGCAAATCGGTCTGCATCAATTCGATACTTGTCAGTCTGCTGTACAAGGCATCCCCGGCTGATGTGAAGCTGATGCTGATCGATCCGAAAATGGTTGAACTGGCCCCGTTCAATGGCGTTCCTCACTTGATCAGCCCGGTCATCACCGATGTGAAAGCAGCTACAGCAGCCCTGAAATGGGCGGTCGACGAAATGGAACGGCGATATGAACTGTTCGCCCACGCCGGTGCCCGTAATATCGAGCGGTACAACCGGATGGCGGAAGAGAACCGTCAATTTTCGCTCAAGATGCCGTATCTGGTCATCGTCATCGACGAACTGGCGGATCTGATGATGGTCGCCCCGTCCGATGTCGAAGTATCCATCAGCAGGATCGCCCAGAAAGCGCGTGCTTGCGGAATCCATCTCATCATCGCAACACAGCGTCCTTCCGTCGATGTCATCACGGGGATCATCAAAGCGAACATCCCGACACGGATTGCATTTGCCGTGTCCTCCCAAGTCGATTCCCGGACAATCATCGACAGTGCGGGGGCGGAGCGGCTGCTCGGCCGCGGAGACATGCTGTATATCGGCAACGGCCAGTCGTCTCCTGTCCGGCTGCAGGGCACGTTTGTCACAGACGATGAAATCGAACAGATCATAGATCATGTGAAGAGCGAAGCGTCCCCTGACTACTTGTTCGGTCAGGACGACCTGCTTGCGGCAGTCACCGAAGAAGAGGAGTCCGATCCGTTATTTGTGCAAGCATGTTCATTCATCATCGAACAGGGCAGTGCATCCACTTCCCTTTTGCAGCGGCATTTCAGTATCGGTTACAACCGTGCTGCGAAGCTGATGGACCGGATGGAGACCCATGGGTTCATCTCGGAGCAGCGGGGAAGCCGTCCGCGTGATGTTTACGTGACGCAGACGGAACTGGATGCATTTCTGAATCCGTCCCGCGACGCATAG
- a CDS encoding bifunctional 3-deoxy-7-phosphoheptulonate synthase/chorismate mutase has protein sequence MRQNELEELRSKVTELNMSILDLINDRTAVVQEIGKVKEKQGVNRYDPVREREMLDSLKQANNGPLPNGVLEQIFKGIFMSALEIQEDEQRNALLVSRKRKAEDTIVDINGEKIGDGTPTFVFGPCAVESYEQVKAVADSIKAKGLTMMRGGAYKPRTSPYDFQGLGLEGLKILKRVSDETGLSIVTEIITPSHLEEALDYIDVIQIGARNMQNFELLKEAGKTNKPVLLKRGLAATIDEFINAAEYIISKGNSQIMLCERGIRTYEKATRNTLDISAVPILKQETHLPVFVDVTHSTGRRDLLIPTAKAAIAVGADGVMAEVHPDPAVALSDAAQQMNLQQFDEFYDEMQRFMNTHQIV, from the coding sequence ATGCGCCAGAACGAACTGGAAGAACTTCGGTCCAAAGTGACTGAGCTGAACATGAGTATTCTGGATCTTATCAACGACAGAACAGCCGTCGTGCAGGAAATCGGCAAAGTGAAAGAGAAACAGGGTGTAAACCGCTATGACCCTGTGCGTGAGCGCGAAATGCTCGATTCCCTGAAACAGGCGAACAATGGACCGCTTCCAAATGGTGTGCTGGAACAAATCTTCAAAGGCATCTTCATGTCCGCACTTGAAATCCAGGAAGATGAGCAGCGCAATGCACTGCTCGTATCCCGTAAGCGGAAAGCGGAGGATACAATCGTTGACATTAACGGAGAGAAAATCGGGGACGGTACGCCGACATTTGTCTTCGGGCCTTGTGCCGTCGAGTCCTATGAGCAGGTGAAAGCAGTCGCGGATTCCATCAAAGCGAAGGGCCTGACAATGATGAGGGGCGGGGCGTACAAGCCGCGGACGTCCCCGTACGACTTCCAGGGTCTCGGCCTGGAAGGACTCAAGATCCTAAAGCGTGTGTCGGATGAGACCGGGCTCTCCATCGTAACGGAGATCATCACGCCGTCCCATCTGGAAGAAGCGCTCGATTATATCGATGTCATCCAGATCGGCGCCCGCAATATGCAGAACTTCGAATTGCTGAAGGAAGCGGGTAAAACCAATAAGCCGGTCCTTCTGAAGCGCGGTCTGGCGGCGACGATCGATGAGTTCATCAATGCAGCTGAATACATCATCTCCAAAGGGAACAGCCAGATCATGCTGTGCGAACGCGGCATCCGTACATATGAAAAGGCGACGCGGAACACGCTGGATATCTCGGCAGTGCCGATCTTGAAGCAGGAGACCCACCTTCCTGTGTTCGTGGATGTCACACACTCGACAGGCCGGCGGGACCTCCTGATCCCGACAGCGAAGGCAGCGATAGCTGTCGGAGCGGACGGCGTCATGGCGGAAGTCCATCCAGATCCGGCTGTCGCCCTGTCCGATGCAGCCCAGCAGATGAATCTCCAGCAATTCGATGAGTTCTATGATGAAATGCAGCGTTTCATGAATACTCATCAAATAGTATAA
- the ccpA gene encoding catabolite control protein A: MAVTIYDVAREANVSMATVSRVVNGNPNVKPATRKKVTACIERLGYRPNAVARGLASRKTTTVGVIVPDISKSYYAELSRGIADVATMYEYNIILSNSDKRALREMELIEDHLGKQVDGLIFMSDSITEDVRKEMKTANVPIVLAGTLDSEEEFPTVNIENKKAAYDAVRELVTNGHERIAFVSGPFSRDINLLSKKTGYEEAMAEAGLPVHEELIVETDNTYDDAYESWKQLSRLEQPPTAIFAGNDEIAVGIMNGVRDDGLKVPEDMEIICFQHSILARAVRPQLAAIRVPLYDLGAVSMRLLTKLMNGEEVDREQVILPYQLEQRDSIRKH; the protein is encoded by the coding sequence ATGGCGGTAACAATCTACGACGTAGCGCGTGAAGCGAACGTCTCCATGGCGACCGTATCTCGGGTGGTCAACGGCAACCCGAATGTAAAACCGGCAACACGCAAAAAGGTAACCGCTTGCATTGAACGGCTCGGCTATCGGCCCAACGCAGTTGCACGGGGCCTCGCCAGCAGAAAGACCACGACAGTCGGTGTTATCGTGCCCGACATCTCAAAAAGCTATTATGCTGAACTGTCGAGAGGGATCGCAGACGTCGCGACGATGTATGAGTACAATATCATCCTGTCGAATTCCGACAAGCGGGCCCTCCGCGAAATGGAACTCATCGAAGACCACCTCGGCAAACAGGTCGACGGCCTCATCTTCATGAGTGATTCCATCACCGAAGACGTCCGGAAAGAGATGAAGACCGCGAACGTGCCAATTGTCCTGGCGGGCACACTGGATTCGGAAGAAGAGTTTCCGACAGTCAATATCGAAAACAAGAAAGCGGCATATGATGCAGTCCGCGAACTGGTCACGAACGGCCACGAACGGATCGCTTTCGTCTCCGGTCCGTTCAGCCGGGACATCAATCTTCTGTCCAAAAAGACAGGCTACGAAGAAGCGATGGCGGAGGCCGGTCTTCCGGTCCATGAGGAGCTCATCGTGGAAACGGATAATACGTATGACGATGCGTACGAATCCTGGAAGCAGCTGAGCCGGCTCGAGCAGCCGCCGACCGCCATCTTCGCAGGGAACGATGAAATTGCAGTCGGTATCATGAACGGTGTGCGGGATGACGGTCTGAAGGTGCCGGAAGACATGGAAATCATCTGTTTCCAGCATTCCATCCTGGCACGCGCGGTCCGTCCGCAGCTCGCTGCGATCCGCGTGCCCCTGTATGATCTCGGCGCGGTATCCATGCGGCTGCTGACGAAATTGATGAACGGCGAAGAAGTCGACCGCGAGCAGGTCATTCTCCCCTATCAGCTTGAGCAGCGGGATTCCATCCGCAAACACTGA
- the murC gene encoding UDP-N-acetylmuramate--L-alanine ligase, whose translation MTKYHFTGIKGSGMSSLAQILHDASNDVQGSDVEKHFFTEEPLHARGITVLPFNEENITPGLTVIAGNAFPDTHPEIERAKEVGAEVIRYHDFLADYMKQSTSIAVTGTHGKTSTTGLLAHVLSGYDPISYLIGDGTGKGVKDSPYFVFESCEYKRHFLAYEPDYAIITNIDYDHPDYFKDMEDVLDAFSEMAHNVKKAIIACGDDANCLEIQANVPVVLYGLGKSNDFSAGNIEKTADGTKFDVFVRNEFYHSFMIPMPGDHAVKNALAVIAICQYEGLDPGIVAERLRTFNGVKRRFTEIQTDDAILIDDYAHHPTEIRATLQSARQKFPGREVIAVFQPHTFTRTAALMDDFAESLKEADLVYLCDIFGSAREKSGSLTVDDLAEKIPGSCHLLLEEINALDGHEDAVFLFMGAGDVQKYLKAYQDHISKKKTV comes from the coding sequence ATGACGAAATATCACTTTACAGGGATAAAAGGTTCTGGAATGAGCTCCCTTGCACAAATTCTGCACGATGCATCAAATGACGTCCAAGGTTCCGATGTGGAGAAGCACTTCTTCACGGAAGAGCCCCTGCATGCACGCGGTATCACCGTCCTGCCTTTCAATGAAGAGAATATCACGCCGGGTCTGACAGTGATTGCCGGCAACGCATTTCCGGATACCCATCCGGAAATCGAACGGGCGAAGGAAGTCGGCGCTGAAGTCATACGCTACCATGATTTCCTGGCTGATTATATGAAGCAGTCGACATCCATCGCTGTGACAGGAACACACGGGAAGACATCGACGACCGGCCTGCTCGCCCATGTCCTCTCCGGATATGATCCGATCTCCTATTTGATAGGCGATGGAACAGGTAAAGGTGTGAAAGACAGTCCGTATTTCGTCTTCGAGTCCTGTGAATACAAACGGCATTTCCTGGCGTATGAGCCGGATTACGCCATCATCACGAATATCGATTACGATCATCCTGACTATTTCAAGGACATGGAAGATGTGCTCGATGCATTCAGTGAAATGGCCCATAATGTCAAGAAGGCGATCATCGCATGCGGGGACGATGCCAATTGCCTGGAAATTCAGGCGAACGTGCCTGTCGTCCTGTATGGTCTGGGAAAAAGCAATGATTTCAGTGCAGGCAATATAGAAAAGACCGCGGACGGCACGAAATTCGATGTGTTCGTGCGCAATGAGTTCTACCACTCTTTCATGATCCCAATGCCTGGTGATCATGCTGTGAAGAATGCGCTGGCCGTGATTGCGATCTGCCAATATGAAGGATTGGATCCCGGTATTGTGGCGGAGCGTCTCCGTACGTTCAATGGTGTGAAACGCCGTTTCACGGAAATACAGACGGATGATGCAATCCTCATCGATGACTATGCCCACCACCCGACCGAAATCCGGGCGACACTTCAATCCGCTCGGCAGAAGTTCCCGGGCCGGGAAGTGATAGCGGTGTTCCAGCCGCATACGTTCACACGGACAGCAGCCTTGATGGACGACTTCGCGGAAAGTCTGAAAGAAGCGGACCTTGTGTACCTCTGTGATATTTTCGGGTCGGCCCGTGAAAAATCAGGCAGCCTGACGGTGGATGATCTTGCGGAAAAGATTCCGGGTTCGTGCCACCTGCTGCTGGAGGAAATCAACGCGCTCGACGGCCATGAAGATGCCGTGTTCCTTTTCATGGGAGCCGGGGATGTGCAAAAGTATCTGAAAGCTTATCAAGACCATATTTCAAAGAAAAAGACAGTCTGA
- a CDS encoding YtxH domain-containing protein produces the protein MSDNYNQSKSYSNTTGSSNYQNSYGEPSQLPMNYNYFPSDTDKFYEDESSSTGSFLMGALVGGVIGAAAALFLAPKTGKEMREDFSDQAVQLKNKSIELGSTAKDKAVDLTSSAKDKAADLSSTAKDKASQLTSTAKDKSEDLKKTVQDQTDSLTDKVKSMSSKTMAPMDDGTASSEGEEPIVGKDNKDGSKSANSNSNSNSKNNSGSSSSADKNISAEKKEASSQTTKNSDVAYDNSANVGDNKIINQNPVSDEKPKNK, from the coding sequence ATGAGCGACAACTACAACCAAAGCAAATCGTACAGCAATACGACAGGCAGCAGCAACTACCAAAATTCATACGGCGAGCCATCACAGCTGCCGATGAACTACAATTATTTCCCTTCGGATACTGATAAGTTCTATGAGGACGAAAGCTCAAGCACAGGCAGTTTCCTCATGGGAGCGCTCGTCGGAGGCGTCATCGGGGCGGCGGCTGCATTATTCCTTGCACCGAAGACCGGTAAAGAGATGCGCGAAGACTTTTCCGATCAGGCTGTCCAGCTGAAGAATAAGAGTATCGAACTCGGATCCACAGCAAAAGACAAAGCGGTCGATCTGACGTCATCAGCGAAGGACAAAGCGGCTGATCTGTCGTCCACAGCAAAGGACAAGGCATCTCAACTGACTTCCACTGCCAAAGATAAGTCGGAAGATCTGAAGAAGACTGTCCAGGATCAGACAGACAGCCTGACGGATAAAGTGAAATCGATGTCTTCGAAAACGATGGCGCCGATGGACGATGGGACTGCTTCTTCCGAGGGCGAAGAGCCGATTGTCGGAAAAGACAACAAAGACGGCAGCAAGTCTGCTAACAGCAACAGCAACAGCAACAGCAAGAACAATTCCGGCAGCAGCTCTTCCGCTGACAAAAATATATCGGCTGAGAAAAAAGAAGCGAGCAGCCAGACGACAAAGAACAGTGATGTCGCTTACGACAACTCTGCCAACGTCGGAGATAACAAGATCATCAACCAAAATCCTGTTTCGGATGAAAAACCGAAAAACAAATAA